In Synechococcus sp. CC9616, the following are encoded in one genomic region:
- the pxcA gene encoding proton extrusion protein PcxA: MSRRNWIGFFARSQAFDLTNDLERGYESALLIQSLELEYYSDRPIRPELELSVPRSVQATILRRFRTALTICRSSLENLSSNRGQLDTQELRQLQLIEAVVNRYATGRGSSRASISRSPDPLPRSLLGVFDSVRRQLDPTSEETLVAGFRRRRDSTLISLRVLLLLILVPLLIQQVSRTYLISPAVDRFAPNLTVLSYPKDVLQDEAVKQLSEYKQELEFEALLRGDDPPTTEELRVELSRKADDLNRQTEEESLHAIKNVLADLSALIAFVLVCVFSRDELRVLRGFLDEAIYGLSDSAKAFAIILFTDIFVGYHSPEGWTVLLDGIAHHFGVPAQENFILLFIATFPVILATIFKYWIFRYLNRVSPSSVATLKGMNGGG, translated from the coding sequence ATGAGCCGTCGGAACTGGATCGGATTTTTTGCACGCAGTCAGGCATTTGATCTCACCAATGATCTGGAGCGTGGTTATGAATCGGCGTTGTTAATCCAGAGTCTTGAACTCGAGTACTACAGCGATCGTCCGATCCGACCAGAACTGGAACTATCGGTTCCCCGTTCGGTTCAGGCCACCATTCTGCGTCGTTTTCGCACGGCTCTCACGATCTGTCGTTCGTCGTTAGAGAACCTCAGTAGCAATCGTGGGCAGCTGGATACCCAGGAGTTGCGTCAACTCCAGCTGATTGAAGCGGTGGTGAATCGATACGCCACTGGACGAGGTTCCAGCCGCGCCAGCATCAGTCGCTCCCCCGATCCGCTGCCACGCTCACTTCTCGGTGTCTTCGATTCTGTTCGTCGCCAGCTGGATCCAACATCTGAGGAGACACTTGTTGCCGGGTTTCGCAGGCGACGGGATTCAACACTCATCTCCCTAAGGGTTCTACTGCTGCTGATCCTTGTTCCCCTTTTGATTCAACAGGTCTCAAGGACTTATCTGATTTCACCGGCAGTTGACCGCTTCGCACCAAATCTCACAGTGTTGAGTTACCCGAAGGATGTCCTGCAGGATGAAGCCGTTAAACAACTCAGTGAATACAAACAGGAGTTGGAATTTGAAGCCTTGCTGCGAGGCGATGATCCACCGACAACTGAAGAGCTACGTGTTGAACTCAGCCGAAAAGCTGATGATCTCAACCGCCAGACGGAGGAAGAGAGCCTGCATGCGATCAAGAATGTTCTTGCCGATCTATCGGCACTGATCGCATTTGTACTTGTTTGTGTGTTTAGTCGAGATGAATTGCGTGTTCTACGAGGGTTTCTCGATGAAGCTATTTATGGGTTAAGCGACTCAGCCAAGGCGTTTGCCATCATTCTCTTTACAGATATTTTTGTTGGCTATCACAGTCCTGAAGGTTGGACTGTGTTGCTTGATGGCATTGCCCATCACTTTGGTGTACCAGCGCAAGAAAATTTCATCCTTTTATTTATCGCCACATTTCCAGTGATTCTGGCGACAATATTTAAATATTGGATTTTCCGCTATCTCAATCGCGTTTCTCCATCGTCTGTGGCCACGTTGAAGGGGATGAATGGAGGAGGTTGA
- a CDS encoding cofactor assembly of complex C subunit B: protein MPGPARSVLAVGVIFLLLGLLNAGLATTITPELQRAEVLNGLAAVGLMLVAALWTRADPKTAERVALPGEQGLVFANGLTEPQRQELAWGSRMLLTATPASTLLVHWNGSVILRRGLLGSGEFQPGTISRRAMERQSVISLVNTTLFPGRTEFDPVLEQLPAVIVCPLGGNGVVVLGGWSVRCFSQSDERWLQGWAERLKRSLQESMSPTNVSDHPRLNSNPDPT, encoded by the coding sequence ATGCCCGGACCAGCCCGTTCAGTTCTTGCAGTTGGCGTGATCTTTCTTTTGCTTGGGTTGCTGAATGCTGGCCTGGCAACGACCATCACACCCGAACTTCAACGGGCCGAAGTCCTGAATGGATTAGCGGCCGTCGGACTGATGCTTGTGGCAGCTCTGTGGACACGGGCAGATCCAAAAACAGCAGAGCGAGTTGCCCTACCAGGTGAGCAGGGTCTTGTATTTGCTAATGGCCTGACGGAGCCACAACGTCAGGAGCTGGCGTGGGGCAGTCGGATGCTGCTGACGGCAACTCCTGCCTCAACACTCCTTGTGCATTGGAACGGTTCTGTGATTCTGAGGCGAGGTCTTCTGGGATCAGGGGAGTTTCAACCGGGAACCATCAGTCGCCGAGCAATGGAGCGACAGTCCGTCATCTCACTTGTGAACACAACACTGTTTCCTGGTCGTACAGAATTTGATCCAGTCCTCGAGCAGTTGCCCGCCGTCATCGTTTGCCCGTTGGGCGGCAACGGTGTTGTCGTTCTCGGTGGATGGTCAGTGCGTTGTTTCAGTCAATCCGACGAACGTTGGCTGCAAGGGTGGGCTGAACGACTCAAAAGGTCACTGCAGGAGTCGATGAGTCCGACGAACGTTTCTGATCATCCGAGGTTGAATTCGAATCCTGATCCAACCTGA
- the lptC gene encoding LPS export ABC transporter periplasmic protein LptC, translating into MRVLLSWAPPAMVLTCLIGCRQPPAVVPEESRPFVFRSLNLNQRRPDGTKDWDLTSPEARYDLTSRTVRALGPSGILYKNNKPAYRISADLATVLNDGDLVVLEGQVRLQQLDKRKLLISGDRLQWMPSRSRMLIDQRPKAEDAESRLTVREIVFQQDRETLRFKGPTTLQRWERKRSDENPPQTVVTTAEGTWNLRDGTLVAAGPVRAEQSKGRTLTAARLVGNTQDQYIDLFAPVTLSIPKSKGEVKAGVTRWNYQSNQLKSGEPFQAVLDKGSASGNGFVVDERSNTVIIPANCRLQQPEQRLRARRCSWNWRTDVVIADGGVELKRDSLNQITTAERLEGQLGDDGFVRFGRDGERVKSTIRLDQDSNSTSDDQKRSSDSSTPAVTF; encoded by the coding sequence ATGCGCGTCCTTTTGTCATGGGCACCACCCGCCATGGTGCTGACCTGCCTGATCGGTTGCCGTCAACCGCCGGCGGTGGTGCCTGAGGAGTCCAGACCGTTTGTGTTCCGATCGCTGAATCTGAATCAGCGACGCCCAGATGGAACAAAGGACTGGGATTTGACCAGCCCTGAAGCGCGTTACGACCTGACCAGTCGGACGGTCCGCGCCCTGGGTCCAAGCGGAATTCTCTACAAAAACAACAAACCGGCCTACCGCATCAGCGCTGATCTCGCGACGGTGCTCAACGATGGAGATCTGGTTGTATTGGAAGGGCAGGTCCGACTCCAGCAGCTGGACAAGCGCAAGTTGTTGATCAGTGGAGATCGACTGCAGTGGATGCCTTCACGCTCGAGGATGTTGATCGACCAGCGTCCCAAGGCTGAAGATGCTGAGTCACGATTGACGGTGCGTGAAATCGTCTTCCAACAGGATCGCGAAACACTGCGTTTCAAGGGACCAACAACATTGCAGCGGTGGGAACGGAAACGAAGTGACGAGAACCCGCCGCAGACCGTCGTGACAACGGCTGAGGGAACCTGGAACCTCAGGGATGGAACATTGGTGGCTGCAGGACCTGTTCGTGCGGAGCAGAGCAAGGGGAGGACCCTGACGGCGGCACGCCTGGTTGGCAACACGCAGGATCAATACATCGATCTGTTTGCTCCAGTCACCCTGTCGATTCCGAAAAGCAAGGGTGAGGTGAAAGCTGGAGTGACACGCTGGAATTACCAGTCAAATCAGCTCAAAAGCGGAGAACCTTTCCAGGCTGTCCTGGATAAAGGGTCAGCGAGCGGCAACGGTTTTGTTGTTGATGAGCGCAGCAACACCGTGATCATTCCTGCGAACTGCCGTCTTCAACAGCCTGAACAACGCCTGCGTGCCAGACGCTGCAGTTGGAACTGGCGGACCGATGTGGTCATTGCTGATGGAGGGGTGGAGTTGAAACGTGACAGCCTCAACCAGATCACAACAGCTGAGCGACTTGAGGGTCAACTCGGTGATGATGGATTCGTACGTTTTGGCCGGGATGGTGAACGGGTGAAGTCGACGATCAGGTTGGATCAGGATTCGAATTCAACCTCGGATGATCAGAAACGTTCGTCGGACTCATCGACTCCTGCAGTGACCTTTTGA
- a CDS encoding tRNA (cytidine(34)-2'-O)-methyltransferase: MNQSLAAAALRVALFEPRIPPNTGNVARTCAAFRTPLELIEPLGFSLDDRQLKRAGLDYWPHVDVTVHRDLDQLLLKLPEQRRLIGCSRFGGRPLQAFPFQFGDVLLFGREDMGLPNSIRAQCDAIVTIPMPGAADSEGQGGVRSLNLSVACALVLYTAGVRLSLW, translated from the coding sequence ATGAACCAATCGTTGGCAGCTGCAGCCCTTCGCGTGGCGTTGTTCGAACCGAGGATTCCACCGAATACGGGCAATGTGGCGAGAACCTGCGCGGCGTTCAGAACACCACTCGAGTTGATCGAGCCGCTCGGATTCAGTCTTGATGATCGTCAACTCAAGCGGGCCGGCCTTGATTACTGGCCCCATGTTGATGTGACGGTTCATCGGGATCTTGACCAACTTCTTCTCAAGCTTCCCGAACAACGCCGCCTAATCGGTTGCAGCCGCTTCGGTGGACGTCCACTTCAGGCGTTCCCCTTCCAGTTCGGGGATGTGTTGCTCTTCGGGAGAGAGGACATGGGGCTTCCGAACTCCATTCGAGCGCAATGCGATGCGATCGTGACAATCCCGATGCCTGGCGCTGCTGATTCCGAGGGGCAGGGAGGTGTTCGCAGCCTCAATCTTTCAGTGGCCTGCGCGCTTGTTCTCTACACAGCAGGTGTGCGGTTGTCATTGTGGTGA
- a CDS encoding DUF3104 domain-containing protein has translation MSKTAPFLGFKPGDLVLVQPDPEDPGASQPDWWMGWIVFCEGNARDPAAPSLFQVADCDDGRIRWVNADEATRLVLSGLQTSKVVPLLR, from the coding sequence ATGTCTAAAACTGCTCCTTTTCTTGGCTTCAAACCCGGAGATTTGGTTCTGGTGCAGCCCGATCCAGAGGATCCAGGTGCATCTCAGCCGGACTGGTGGATGGGGTGGATTGTGTTCTGCGAAGGCAACGCCAGAGACCCTGCAGCCCCGTCTCTGTTTCAGGTGGCCGATTGCGATGACGGTCGCATTCGCTGGGTGAATGCCGATGAGGCGACACGACTGGTGCTCAGCGGTCTGCAAACCAGCAAGGTCGTGCCGTTGCTCAGGTGA
- a CDS encoding UPF0182 family protein — protein MILLLLLPALLIVLAARMSMEWLWFAQFRLESVLQQRWGYALISAAAATLVVVCLAWWRRSLDHCENSKQSSTPWLSGSGYSAALLMCLLALLASSSLAVGLAVLALVQPFALPHWPEAMRQLSGPSTVLIPVVLSLVLAAALRRRWLGWITFWVSLCLIFIVARAWGLWILALKIPDSGFRDALLNTDSSFALGRFSAWHFGLELVLLLLVFHLSAALWLRLTRAPSLSDWTIARFDPTLQRGFERWIAALLAVVSALVWLSRYQLLWTRTGVVAGAGWLQDHWLLPLRTGIAALLLVASLALFVRSIHLRSHKIQKLSLVLVAVLLLTELLVTPLVGWLWLRPRELVLQTPYIEEAIRSTRHAFQLDQIVRSIKTPSPKLTADDIAEGRSTLDNVRLWDTQPLLQTNSQLQELRVYYRFSGAAVDRYPLLTDQDTAQQVILAPRELDQSELPPRSRSWLNRHFVFTHGYGFTLSPVNTFSNDGLPDYFISDLGSSTRIKGNEDLGISREVVRQEVPVDQGGLYFGTVPATYAVAPTDVDEIDYPEGDVNVYTSYMGSGGIPIGMLPQRLAASIYLAEPRLMFSPSVNAKTRVMLRRDVRERVEALAPFLQLRGDPYLVSVPLDESNKAFSSKQHQFWIVEGYTDSITYPYSSAVNSVDTDRYLRNSVKAVVDAYNGTVHLYVSEPDDPLIQGWARVFPDLLEPLEAMPQQLRDHLRVPEDLFSVQVQQLQRYHVTDPRKFYSSDDVWQVPLETYGRDQVPVRPYHITAQVGTNSASEFLLLQPLTPLARPNLNAWLAARNDNEHYGELLLINFPRTSPILGPEQVQALINQEPEISKQFGLWDRGGSEVLQGNLLVVPIGDALIYVEPVYLKASQGGLPSLARIVVSNGKEIAMAKTLDAAIAELQQKTPPAVKPAE, from the coding sequence ATGATCCTGCTGCTCCTGCTTCCTGCGCTGCTCATCGTCTTGGCGGCGCGGATGTCGATGGAGTGGCTCTGGTTTGCGCAATTCCGCCTCGAAAGCGTTCTGCAGCAACGCTGGGGGTATGCCCTGATCTCTGCGGCAGCGGCGACTCTTGTGGTGGTTTGCCTGGCGTGGTGGCGCCGATCCCTCGATCACTGTGAAAACTCCAAACAAAGCTCCACGCCCTGGTTGAGCGGCTCCGGTTACAGCGCCGCCTTGTTGATGTGCCTGTTGGCTCTTCTTGCCAGCAGCTCCCTGGCGGTTGGGCTAGCGGTCCTGGCCTTGGTTCAACCCTTCGCCCTGCCGCACTGGCCAGAGGCGATGCGTCAGCTGAGTGGTCCCTCCACTGTTCTGATCCCAGTCGTACTGTCGCTGGTGCTCGCGGCTGCTCTGCGTCGGCGCTGGCTGGGATGGATCACCTTCTGGGTCTCCCTGTGCCTCATTTTCATCGTCGCCAGAGCCTGGGGACTCTGGATCCTGGCGTTGAAGATCCCTGATTCAGGTTTCCGTGATGCTCTTCTGAACACGGATTCCAGTTTTGCCCTGGGTCGCTTCAGTGCATGGCATTTCGGCCTGGAACTGGTTTTGTTGCTGTTGGTGTTTCATCTTTCAGCAGCTCTCTGGCTGCGCCTCACCCGCGCCCCCTCGCTCTCTGACTGGACGATCGCTCGTTTCGATCCAACGTTGCAGAGAGGTTTTGAGCGTTGGATAGCGGCTCTGCTCGCCGTGGTTTCAGCCCTCGTTTGGTTGTCCAGATATCAGTTGCTTTGGACGCGCACGGGAGTCGTCGCAGGTGCCGGCTGGCTTCAGGATCACTGGTTGCTTCCGCTTCGCACCGGAATCGCTGCTCTGTTGCTTGTGGCATCCCTGGCGTTGTTTGTTCGAAGCATTCATCTCCGCTCTCACAAGATCCAGAAACTGTCCCTCGTTCTGGTGGCAGTTCTTCTGCTCACCGAACTTCTGGTTACACCTCTGGTCGGGTGGCTCTGGCTTCGACCTCGGGAGTTAGTCCTTCAGACCCCGTACATCGAGGAAGCGATCCGATCCACTCGACACGCGTTTCAACTTGATCAGATTGTTCGAAGCATCAAAACTCCCTCTCCCAAGCTCACTGCGGACGATATTGCCGAGGGGCGCAGCACCCTCGATAACGTTCGCTTGTGGGATACCCAGCCCCTGCTGCAAACCAACAGTCAACTCCAGGAATTGCGTGTCTACTACCGCTTTTCAGGTGCTGCTGTTGATCGCTACCCGCTGCTTACTGATCAGGACACAGCCCAGCAGGTGATTTTGGCTCCCAGAGAACTGGACCAGTCGGAACTTCCGCCACGATCCAGATCCTGGCTTAACCGCCATTTCGTGTTCACGCATGGTTACGGCTTCACGCTCAGCCCCGTGAACACCTTCAGCAACGATGGCCTGCCGGACTATTTCATCAGCGATCTCGGTTCCTCCACGCGAATCAAGGGCAACGAGGATCTCGGCATCAGTCGGGAGGTTGTTCGTCAGGAAGTGCCTGTTGATCAGGGAGGTCTGTACTTCGGCACGGTTCCTGCCACTTATGCCGTCGCTCCAACAGATGTTGATGAAATTGATTATCCAGAAGGTGATGTCAACGTCTACACAAGCTATATGGGATCTGGCGGTATTCCCATTGGGATGTTGCCTCAGCGACTTGCCGCCTCCATTTATCTCGCCGAGCCGCGGTTGATGTTCTCGCCATCGGTTAATGCAAAAACCCGCGTGATGCTGCGCCGGGATGTTCGTGAACGCGTTGAGGCGTTGGCTCCTTTCCTTCAACTTCGTGGTGATCCATACCTCGTTTCTGTTCCATTGGATGAGTCGAATAAAGCTTTTTCCTCAAAACAGCATCAGTTTTGGATTGTGGAGGGTTATACAGATTCGATCACGTACCCCTACAGCTCCGCAGTGAATTCCGTAGACACCGATCGCTATCTACGGAATTCTGTAAAAGCAGTGGTCGATGCCTACAACGGCACAGTTCATCTGTATGTCAGTGAACCAGATGATCCCCTGATTCAAGGTTGGGCTCGTGTTTTTCCTGATTTGCTGGAACCCTTGGAAGCTATGCCTCAACAGTTAAGAGATCATCTTCGAGTGCCGGAGGATTTGTTCAGCGTGCAGGTTCAACAATTGCAGCGTTATCACGTAACAGACCCTCGAAAGTTTTATAGCAGTGATGATGTTTGGCAGGTTCCTCTTGAAACCTATGGTCGAGATCAAGTACCCGTCAGGCCTTATCACATCACAGCTCAGGTGGGGACAAACAGTGCTTCCGAGTTTTTGTTGCTGCAACCTTTAACACCATTGGCTCGTCCGAATCTCAATGCCTGGCTCGCAGCTCGAAATGACAATGAACATTACGGTGAATTGTTGTTGATCAATTTTCCTCGCACATCTCCCATTCTCGGCCCTGAACAAGTGCAGGCTTTGATCAATCAGGAACCGGAGATCAGTAAACAATTTGGCTTATGGGATCGCGGTGGATCAGAGGTCCTGCAAGGGAATCTCCTGGTTGTTCCTATCGGTGATGCGTTGATTTACGTCGAACCTGTGTATCTGAAAGCCAGTCAGGGAGGTTTGCCGTCGTTGGCTCGTATCGTCGTCAGCAACGGCAAGGAAATCGCCATGGCAAAAACACTCGATGCAGCCATTGCTGAACTGCAACAAAAAACTCCGCCAGCAGTGAAGCCAGCGGAGTGA
- a CDS encoding peroxiredoxin, which produces MPENGCLRVGQMAPDFTATAVVDQEFKEISLSQYRGKYVVLFFYPLDFTFVCPTEITAFSDRYADFSSKNTEVLAVSVDSKFSHLAWIQTPRNQGGIGDITYPLVADLKKEICAAYNVLNEDGEADRGLFIINPQGMVMHMTINKAPVGRNVDETLRVLQAYQYVEANPDEVCPANWTPGDKTMKEDPKGSKEYFSAIG; this is translated from the coding sequence ATGCCCGAAAACGGTTGCCTTCGTGTGGGCCAGATGGCCCCGGATTTCACTGCCACTGCAGTGGTGGATCAGGAATTCAAGGAGATCAGCCTGTCCCAGTACAGGGGCAAATATGTTGTCCTCTTCTTCTACCCGCTGGACTTCACCTTTGTCTGTCCTACTGAGATCACCGCATTCAGCGACCGATACGCAGATTTCAGCTCGAAAAATACAGAAGTCCTTGCTGTGTCCGTTGACAGCAAGTTCAGCCACCTTGCCTGGATTCAGACCCCTCGCAACCAAGGCGGAATCGGTGACATCACATACCCCCTCGTTGCTGATCTCAAGAAAGAGATCTGCGCCGCTTACAACGTTCTCAACGAAGACGGAGAAGCCGATCGCGGCTTGTTTATCATCAATCCTCAGGGAATGGTGATGCACATGACCATCAACAAGGCACCCGTTGGTCGCAATGTTGATGAAACGCTGCGTGTGCTTCAGGCTTATCAGTATGTCGAAGCCAACCCTGATGAAGTCTGTCCCGCGAACTGGACACCTGGTGATAAAACAATGAAAGAAGATCCCAAGGGAAGCAAGGAGTATTTCTCCGCTATCGGCTGA
- a CDS encoding tellurite resistance TerB family protein has translation MTNREAFAAVALAAVACDGTLGREEAHALRRQLEYRSLYRDSSEAEMGELFDQLLTIMRGSGVEGLIDQALPKLNIVQKESALAVAAHLVHADRKVTGDERDFLQHLAESINLPDGEASMIVRAIEALNRDSLGD, from the coding sequence ATGACCAACCGAGAAGCTTTTGCGGCTGTGGCACTGGCTGCCGTGGCCTGTGATGGAACCCTGGGTCGTGAAGAGGCGCATGCCCTGCGTCGCCAGCTCGAGTATCGATCCCTATACCGCGACAGCAGCGAAGCGGAAATGGGAGAGCTGTTTGACCAGTTGCTGACCATCATGAGGGGAAGCGGAGTTGAAGGTCTGATTGATCAGGCCTTGCCAAAGCTGAACATTGTTCAGAAGGAGTCAGCCTTGGCGGTTGCCGCCCATCTCGTTCATGCCGACCGGAAAGTCACCGGTGATGAGCGGGATTTTTTGCAACACCTGGCGGAATCGATCAATCTCCCCGATGGTGAAGCCAGCATGATCGTGCGAGCCATCGAGGCCCTCAATCGCGACAGTCTTGGCGACTAG
- a CDS encoding peptidoglycan DD-metalloendopeptidase family protein, whose translation MATLADQLGIHVRDLAKANQTLTSHTFRKGEWIRLPAGASEGAIQVSGLDSDTLTTSAPLTPPPPVSDKASIKSGDSLASFLNRHGLTSDQLKLYNPGLDLTRLSVGREVRVAKAAGGQKLLAIRPTVSGGASWPTLPSLPVKESFKSMGPTYIWPTKGVFTSGFGWRWGRMHKGIDIANNTGTSIHASRAGIVSYAGWSSGYGYLVEITHEDGESTRYAHNSQLLVKEGQRVSQGARISNMGSTGRSTGPHLHFEIRRSSGGAVNPLGKLPARA comes from the coding sequence TTGGCGACCCTCGCTGACCAACTTGGTATCCATGTGAGGGATCTGGCGAAGGCCAACCAGACCCTCACCAGTCACACGTTCCGAAAAGGTGAGTGGATCCGTTTGCCGGCAGGTGCGTCCGAGGGTGCGATTCAGGTCTCAGGTCTCGATTCGGACACCCTGACAACGTCGGCTCCACTTACACCACCTCCACCGGTCTCTGACAAGGCTTCTATCAAAAGTGGGGATTCCCTTGCATCGTTTCTGAATCGGCATGGGCTCACTTCAGATCAGCTGAAGCTCTACAACCCTGGCCTTGATCTCACTCGATTAAGTGTTGGCCGCGAAGTTCGCGTTGCCAAGGCTGCTGGTGGTCAGAAGTTGCTCGCCATTCGCCCCACGGTGAGTGGCGGTGCCAGCTGGCCGACCCTGCCATCTCTCCCAGTCAAGGAGTCCTTCAAGAGCATGGGGCCCACTTACATCTGGCCTACCAAGGGTGTTTTCACTTCAGGCTTTGGCTGGCGTTGGGGCCGAATGCACAAAGGAATTGATATCGCCAACAACACGGGGACATCGATTCATGCGTCCCGTGCCGGGATCGTGTCCTACGCCGGATGGAGCAGTGGATATGGCTATCTGGTTGAAATCACACATGAAGACGGCGAATCAACCCGTTATGCCCACAACAGCCAGTTGTTGGTGAAGGAAGGACAGAGAGTGTCCCAGGGTGCGCGCATCTCCAATATGGGCAGCACTGGCCGAAGTACTGGCCCTCATCTTCATTTTGAAATCCGTCGCAGTAGTGGTGGAGCAGTGAACCCATTGGGCAAGCTCCCTGCTCGTGCCTGA
- the psb32 gene encoding photosystem II repair protein Psb32 — MKRTFLTAFLTCFAVVVLVLGIPTVPAFAVSQTDFSVARPANQVLDDADVLSRASRSELERLLKDFGSDRVDARLITLKRLDYGVNLDDLGRDLITRWTSEGQSSSPLLLLLIETQNKRAAVIADEALQPQLPQTLLTSTGRTTMAIPLREGDRYRQASVDGLTRLTVVLNGAEDPGPPEEIVRTTLPTNIPTQEETESSNATTWIVVLLVLGTIIPMATWWVFSR, encoded by the coding sequence ATGAAGCGGACATTCCTCACAGCATTTCTGACCTGCTTTGCGGTCGTTGTTCTGGTGCTTGGAATTCCAACCGTGCCGGCCTTCGCTGTTTCACAGACTGATTTCTCAGTCGCTCGACCAGCCAATCAGGTCCTTGATGATGCCGATGTGCTGAGTCGTGCCAGCCGTTCCGAACTGGAACGACTCCTGAAGGATTTTGGCAGTGATCGCGTTGATGCCCGTCTGATCACACTGAAGCGACTGGATTACGGCGTCAATCTTGATGACCTGGGGAGAGATCTGATCACGCGTTGGACGAGCGAAGGGCAGTCCTCATCTCCCCTGCTGTTGCTCCTGATTGAGACCCAGAACAAGCGAGCTGCAGTGATCGCAGATGAAGCCTTGCAGCCTCAGTTACCGCAGACGTTGCTCACCAGCACAGGCAGAACCACCATGGCAATCCCCCTAAGAGAGGGAGACCGGTACCGTCAGGCCTCCGTTGATGGTCTGACAAGACTGACGGTGGTCCTCAATGGCGCTGAGGATCCGGGCCCACCCGAAGAGATCGTCCGCACCACCCTGCCGACCAATATTCCAACCCAGGAGGAAACAGAGAGCAGCAATGCCACAACCTGGATTGTTGTTCTCCTCGTTCTAGGAACCATCATCCCCATGGCCACCTGGTGGGTCTTCTCACGCTGA
- the cobU gene encoding bifunctional adenosylcobinamide kinase/adenosylcobinamide-phosphate guanylyltransferase, whose protein sequence is MEEVESAQHASPLILVSGPSRGGKSRWAESLLSKAAGVTYIATSAQRPDDSAWQQRLELHRRRRPQHWHLIECGADLASALATIDHAQSVLIDALGGFVAWHLDQTDQQWQEQVQALIKQLLAMPQTRVLVAEETGWGVVPSTKVGGLFRDRLGQLSERIQQHADQSWLVIQGRALDLQAFGQPVP, encoded by the coding sequence ATGGAGGAGGTTGAGTCGGCCCAACACGCGTCTCCCCTGATTCTTGTCAGTGGCCCCAGCCGAGGGGGAAAGAGCCGTTGGGCGGAATCTCTGCTTTCTAAAGCTGCTGGTGTGACCTACATCGCCACTTCTGCGCAACGGCCTGACGACAGCGCCTGGCAGCAAAGGCTGGAGCTGCATCGCCGGCGACGACCCCAACACTGGCATTTGATCGAATGCGGAGCTGATCTCGCTTCAGCACTGGCAACAATCGATCACGCCCAGTCCGTTCTGATCGATGCCTTGGGTGGATTTGTCGCCTGGCATCTCGATCAGACCGATCAGCAGTGGCAAGAGCAGGTTCAAGCTCTGATCAAGCAATTGCTTGCAATGCCGCAGACCCGTGTCTTGGTAGCCGAGGAAACCGGCTGGGGGGTCGTGCCATCCACCAAGGTCGGGGGGCTGTTTCGAGACCGTCTTGGTCAGCTGTCCGAGCGGATTCAGCAACATGCCGACCAGAGTTGGCTGGTGATTCAGGGCCGAGCACTGGATCTTCAGGCTTTTGGACAGCCAGTGCCATGA
- a CDS encoding AbrB family transcriptional regulator: MLTGSDLLDKVKELGDVSKSDLVKACGYVSSKKDGGERLNFTAFYEALLEAKGVSLATGGTAGVGKGGRKLSYVATVQGNGNLLIGKAYTAMLDLKPGDNFQIKLGKKAIRLIPEGASEDAEE, encoded by the coding sequence ATGCTGACCGGTTCTGACCTTTTGGATAAAGTGAAGGAGCTTGGTGATGTCTCCAAATCCGACCTTGTCAAAGCCTGTGGCTATGTCTCCAGCAAGAAAGACGGTGGTGAGCGCTTAAACTTCACCGCTTTTTACGAGGCATTGCTTGAAGCCAAGGGCGTCAGTCTTGCCACAGGTGGCACTGCTGGTGTTGGCAAAGGTGGTCGCAAGCTCAGCTACGTGGCAACCGTCCAAGGCAATGGAAACTTGCTCATCGGTAAGGCATATACCGCCATGCTGGACCTCAAGCCCGGAGACAACTTCCAGATCAAGCTCGGTAAAAAAGCCATTCGCTTGATCCCTGAGGGAGCATCTGAAGACGCTGAGGAGTGA